A window from Pirellulales bacterium encodes these proteins:
- a CDS encoding GxxExxY protein, which produces MLDSTIKIHSALGPGLLETVYEVVLAKDLERRGSGVERPRKVSFEFEGMVFVDAFRIDILVEGLVAVELKSVEQIAPVHCKQLLTHLRLMNLSVGLLINFGGATLKVGVKRIVNNHSISPSATPRLRVNQKESFRREAEE; this is translated from the coding sequence ATTCTTGATTCGACGATCAAGATTCATTCGGCGCTCGGGCCCGGGCTGTTGGAGACGGTGTATGAAGTTGTGCTGGCCAAGGATTTGGAACGGCGAGGATCGGGCGTAGAGCGACCGAGAAAAGTATCGTTCGAATTCGAGGGGATGGTGTTCGTCGATGCGTTTCGGATCGATATTCTTGTGGAGGGGCTGGTTGCCGTCGAGTTGAAGTCCGTTGAACAAATTGCACCCGTGCATTGCAAGCAACTTCTGACCCATCTGCGCCTCATGAATCTCAGCGTCGGTTTGTTGATCAATTTCGGCGGTGCAACGCTGAAAGTAGGCGTGAAGCGTATTGTCAACAACCATTCCATTTCCCCCTCCGCGACTCCGCGTCTCCGCGTGAATCAAAAAGAATCCTTTCGCCGAGAGGCGGAGGAATGA
- a CDS encoding MoxR family ATPase, with protein MTIAETMRQRAELFAQRYHAVREQIGRVIVGHDDIVHGVLTCLFVGGHCLLEGVPGLGKTLLVRTLSKTLDLDFSRIQFTPDLMPADILGTNMVMEDPEGRRFFEFQRGPIFTQICLADEVNRATPKTQSAMLETMQEGSVTIAGHQYILERPFFVMATQNPIEQEGTYPLPEAQLDRFFFKLLVGYSGRDELATIVDRTTRGERIEATKVMDGAEIIQWQQLIREVILAEHVRDYIVRLILATHPQGPFAPQITNKYLRWGSSPRGAQTVALAAKVRALLDGRYNVSFEDIRRVYLPALRHRVILNFEAQAESLDTDHVLLEILETLPEKSDSSGS; from the coding sequence ATGACCATTGCCGAAACGATGCGGCAGCGGGCCGAACTGTTCGCCCAGCGCTATCATGCCGTGCGCGAGCAGATTGGCCGCGTCATCGTCGGGCACGACGACATCGTGCATGGTGTGCTCACCTGCTTGTTCGTCGGAGGGCATTGCTTGCTCGAAGGCGTGCCGGGGCTCGGCAAGACGCTTTTGGTTCGCACGCTCTCCAAAACCCTCGATCTCGATTTCTCGCGCATTCAGTTCACGCCCGATCTGATGCCGGCCGACATCTTGGGAACCAACATGGTGATGGAGGATCCCGAGGGGCGGCGATTCTTCGAATTCCAACGTGGCCCGATCTTCACGCAAATTTGCCTCGCCGATGAAGTCAATCGCGCCACGCCGAAAACCCAATCGGCCATGCTCGAAACCATGCAGGAAGGCTCGGTCACGATCGCCGGGCATCAATACATTCTCGAGCGGCCTTTTTTCGTCATGGCCACGCAAAATCCGATCGAGCAAGAAGGCACGTATCCGCTGCCCGAGGCCCAATTGGATCGGTTCTTCTTCAAGCTGTTGGTCGGCTATTCTGGCCGAGATGAATTGGCGACGATCGTCGATCGCACCACGCGGGGCGAGCGGATCGAAGCGACGAAGGTGATGGACGGGGCCGAAATTATCCAGTGGCAGCAGTTGATTCGCGAAGTGATTCTGGCCGAGCATGTTCGGGATTACATCGTGCGGCTGATTCTAGCGACGCATCCGCAAGGCCCGTTCGCCCCGCAGATCACCAATAAATATCTGCGCTGGGGTTCGAGCCCGCGCGGGGCGCAAACCGTGGCCCTGGCGGCGAAGGTGCGCGCCCTGTTGGACGGGCGATACAACGTCAGCTTCGAAGATATTCGCCGGGTCTATTTGCCGGCGCTGCGGCACCGCGTGATCTTGAACTTCGAGGCGCAAGCCGAAAGCCTCGACACGGACCATGTTCTGCTCGAAATTCTCGAAACACTGCCGGAAAAGTCGGATTCGAGCGGAAGTTGA
- a CDS encoding glycosyltransferase family 2 protein → MPALSNHDLSPDLPACDLSVVVPVFNEEESLRPLDAEIRAALRSTGRSAEIIYIDDCSRDSSLAVLEELCRAADETRIRTRIVRFRRNYGQTAAMDAGFELAEGAVVFPLDADGQNNPADIPRLLAEYEKGYDVVSGWRKHRQDKAVSRKLPSWVANRMIGRVSGVRLHDYGCTLKAYRGSLLKELHLYGEMHRFIPLYLAILGAKVTELPVDHRPRLKGVSKYGSRRIFKVFLDLLLIRFMTRYYNRPMHFFGQVAIGFMALLSVSVCLMVIFKFGWLRLIGIDYQSSFVQTPLPEMASTFLIGAIISLFFGILGEVLVRVHYESRGTKPYKVEGILDSFDDRRIPATRQSQGSVCVE, encoded by the coding sequence ATGCCCGCGTTATCGAATCACGATCTGTCGCCCGATCTTCCGGCGTGCGATCTTTCCGTGGTGGTGCCGGTTTTCAACGAGGAGGAAAGCCTCCGGCCGTTGGACGCCGAAATCCGCGCGGCCTTGCGCAGCACGGGGCGATCGGCGGAAATCATTTACATCGATGATTGTTCGCGCGATTCGTCGCTCGCCGTGCTCGAAGAGCTGTGCCGGGCTGCCGATGAAACCCGCATTCGCACGCGGATCGTCCGTTTCCGCCGCAACTACGGCCAGACGGCCGCGATGGACGCCGGCTTCGAACTGGCCGAGGGAGCCGTTGTCTTCCCGCTCGATGCCGACGGACAAAATAATCCGGCCGACATTCCACGCTTGCTCGCGGAATACGAAAAGGGCTACGACGTCGTCAGCGGTTGGCGCAAGCATCGGCAAGACAAAGCCGTCTCGCGCAAGCTGCCCAGTTGGGTGGCGAATCGCATGATCGGGCGGGTCTCCGGCGTACGGTTGCACGACTACGGTTGCACGCTCAAGGCCTATCGCGGTTCGCTGCTGAAGGAACTGCACTTGTACGGCGAAATGCACCGCTTCATTCCGCTCTATCTCGCGATCCTCGGAGCGAAGGTCACGGAATTGCCGGTCGACCATCGCCCGCGGCTCAAAGGCGTCAGCAAGTATGGCAGCCGGCGGATTTTCAAGGTGTTTCTCGACCTGCTCTTGATTCGCTTCATGACGCGTTACTACAACCGCCCGATGCATTTCTTCGGGCAGGTCGCGATTGGGTTCATGGCGTTGCTGTCGGTGTCGGTTTGCTTGATGGTGATCTTTAAATTCGGCTGGCTGCGTTTGATCGGCATCGACTATCAATCGAGTTTCGTGCAAACGCCGCTGCCGGAAATGGCCTCGACGTTTCTGATCGGTGCGATCATCTCCTTGTTTTTCGGAATTCTGGGAGAAGTGCTGGTGCGCGTGCATTACGAATCGCGCGGCACCAAGCCATACAAGGTCGAAGGCATTCTCGACTCGTTCGACGACCGCCGTATCCCGGCGACTCGGCAATCGCAGGGAAGCGTATGTGTGGAGTGA
- the asnB gene encoding asparagine synthase (glutamine-hydrolyzing): MPTLAHRGPDADGQWDSPELTLGHRRLAIIGLDDGGRQPRVSRSGRSVITFNGEIYNYLEIADRLEAAGHPVDRRYDTAVLIEALEQWGTGILAEFNGMFAFAWYRPAERRLILARDRWGKKPLFWGRVKLDDGSHALAFSSELSLFTCLPGGPPPPDPLGVARYLVYDGMPGTRTVYRDVEKLPAGSWVELDPAGNRLSGGAYWQFESRPEPIELADAESHFIRLLEESFALRLRSDVPVGLFLSGGLDSSLLAAVWRTIRPQDTLRTFTIGFAERSYDERWSARLMAEKIGAEHHVLVIDNAELERELNHVWETLSEPFADPSIVPMSLLCRFAREHVTVAIGGDGADELQAGYDPFRAWRPARVMERLLPRRLWYAAGKTLEWLSPNSPSNMSLRFKARHFSQGLLHPPEERIQGWMASFPLWLAMNALDPDLARQVDIEEVLEPTRQAFASARHIGEVHAQIQTWVRTYMECSILTKVDRSSMAYALEVRAPYLDARLATFLADLPEPLIFRGGRGKYLMRRIAAKMLPPELLRKKKKGFGVPQATWLKTILRERMETALEQTRQGGWFRFEVVNRMWQEHLSGKADYRRALWNFLFSFPFQTNGVLTAPAASARSS; this comes from the coding sequence TTGCCCACCCTCGCGCATCGCGGCCCGGACGCCGACGGCCAATGGGATTCGCCGGAGCTGACGCTCGGCCATCGCCGGCTGGCGATCATCGGCCTCGACGACGGCGGCCGGCAGCCGCGCGTAAGCCGCTCGGGTCGCTCGGTGATTACCTTCAACGGCGAGATTTATAACTATCTCGAAATTGCCGATCGTTTGGAGGCGGCCGGCCATCCGGTCGATCGCCGTTACGACACGGCCGTGTTGATCGAAGCCCTCGAGCAATGGGGAACCGGCATATTGGCCGAATTCAACGGCATGTTTGCCTTCGCCTGGTATCGGCCGGCCGAGCGGCGGTTGATCTTGGCTCGCGATCGATGGGGCAAAAAACCGCTGTTTTGGGGGCGCGTCAAGCTCGACGACGGAAGCCATGCCCTGGCGTTTTCCTCCGAGCTATCGCTGTTCACCTGTTTGCCCGGCGGACCGCCGCCGCCCGATCCGCTGGGCGTGGCCCGCTATCTCGTTTACGACGGAATGCCCGGCACGCGGACGGTTTATCGCGACGTGGAAAAGCTGCCGGCCGGATCGTGGGTCGAACTCGATCCGGCCGGCAATCGCTTAAGCGGCGGCGCGTATTGGCAATTCGAATCGCGGCCGGAACCGATCGAGCTGGCCGACGCCGAATCACATTTCATCCGCTTGCTGGAAGAGAGCTTTGCGCTGCGGCTGCGGAGCGATGTGCCCGTCGGGCTCTTCTTGAGCGGCGGATTGGATAGCTCGCTACTGGCTGCCGTCTGGCGAACCATTCGCCCGCAAGACACCTTGCGCACCTTCACGATCGGCTTCGCCGAGCGTTCGTACGACGAACGCTGGAGCGCTCGATTGATGGCCGAGAAGATCGGCGCCGAGCACCATGTGCTGGTGATCGACAACGCCGAACTGGAGCGCGAGCTGAACCACGTTTGGGAAACGCTCTCCGAGCCGTTTGCCGATCCGAGCATTGTGCCGATGTCGCTGCTCTGCCGCTTTGCCCGCGAACACGTGACCGTGGCGATCGGCGGCGATGGGGCGGACGAACTGCAAGCCGGCTACGATCCGTTTCGGGCCTGGCGGCCGGCCCGCGTCATGGAGCGGCTCTTGCCGCGGCGGCTGTGGTATGCGGCCGGGAAGACGCTCGAATGGCTTTCGCCGAATAGTCCGTCGAATATGTCGTTGCGATTCAAGGCCCGGCATTTTTCGCAAGGATTGTTGCATCCGCCCGAGGAACGCATCCAGGGTTGGATGGCGAGCTTTCCGCTGTGGCTGGCGATGAATGCCCTCGATCCGGATTTGGCGCGGCAGGTCGACATTGAAGAGGTTTTGGAACCGACGCGGCAAGCATTCGCTTCGGCCAGACATATCGGCGAAGTGCATGCTCAAATTCAAACCTGGGTTCGCACCTACATGGAATGCTCGATCCTGACGAAGGTGGATCGATCGAGCATGGCCTATGCCCTCGAAGTGCGAGCGCCGTATCTCGACGCGCGGTTGGCAACGTTTCTCGCCGATTTGCCCGAGCCGTTGATCTTCCGCGGCGGCAGAGGGAAATACTTGATGCGCCGGATCGCGGCAAAAATGCTCCCGCCCGAGCTGCTGCGGAAAAAGAAAAAAGGCTTCGGCGTTCCCCAAGCGACTTGGCTCAAGACGATCCTTCGCGAGCGCATGGAAACGGCGCTCGAGCAAACGCGCCAAGGCGGTTGGTTCCGATTCGAGGTCGTCAATCGCATGTGGCAAGAACACTTGTCCGGCAAAGCCGACTACCGCCGCGCGCTATGGAATTTTCTGTTCAGCTTCCCGTTCCAAACCAACGGCGTGCTGACCGCTCCCGCAGCTAGCGCGCGCTCGTCGTGA
- a CDS encoding type IIL restriction-modification enzyme MmeI produces MQSTHILLAREAHFPATIADLYDPDSMPDNLRQAHERNDETLERIYIGRRVKNDTERLEKLFDLYTQMTAGKESPKKPPSAKPKIPMDEPTSLKRKRRFSSLALQACWWQASGTRAGRASEGIGGSQMTNEVGHAPMDDPLAYFLTWTTYGSWLPGDERGWVKKPGQFRAPDVKLQEAAQQRMTETALTLDTAQRRIVEDTITDHCGIRGWHLHAVNARTQYVHVVVSAPGRDPEDVMDQFKAWCTRRLKKRERSRQSTGENLRQNWWTQRGSKRWSNDADELEAASRYVREEQGEPTPRPPEESEDTQG; encoded by the coding sequence ATGCAGTCGACGCATATCCTGCTCGCGCGCGAGGCGCACTTTCCGGCCACGATCGCCGATCTTTACGACCCCGACTCGATGCCCGACAACCTCCGCCAAGCCCACGAGCGCAACGATGAGACGCTCGAGCGGATCTACATCGGCCGGCGTGTCAAAAACGACACCGAGCGGCTGGAAAAACTCTTCGACCTCTATACCCAGATGACGGCGGGCAAGGAGTCACCGAAAAAGCCGCCAAGCGCAAAACCAAAAATCCCGATGGATGAACCCACAAGCCTGAAGCGCAAGCGAAGGTTTTCTTCGCTGGCGCTTCAGGCTTGTTGGTGGCAAGCATCGGGCACACGCGCCGGACGCGCAAGCGAAGGAATAGGAGGATCGCAAATGACAAACGAAGTGGGCCACGCGCCAATGGATGATCCATTGGCGTACTTTCTGACGTGGACCACCTACGGCTCGTGGTTGCCGGGAGATGAGCGCGGGTGGGTCAAAAAGCCGGGCCAATTCCGTGCCCCCGACGTAAAGCTGCAAGAGGCGGCCCAGCAACGAATGACCGAAACGGCTCTGACCCTGGACACGGCGCAGCGCCGCATCGTGGAGGACACGATTACCGACCATTGTGGGATTCGCGGCTGGCATCTCCATGCCGTGAACGCTCGCACGCAGTATGTCCACGTGGTGGTATCCGCTCCGGGGCGGGATCCCGAAGATGTCATGGATCAGTTCAAGGCCTGGTGTACGCGGAGGCTCAAGAAACGCGAGCGGTCGCGTCAATCGACCGGCGAAAACCTTCGGCAGAACTGGTGGACTCAGCGCGGAAGTAAGCGGTGGTCGAACGATGCAGACGAATTGGAAGCGGCCTCGCGGTACGTGCGCGAAGAGCAAGGCGAACCGACACCACGACCACCCGAAGAGAGCGAAGATACACAAGGGTGA
- a CDS encoding Gfo/Idh/MocA family oxidoreductase — protein sequence MKSNIGRREFVLQSSTAAASGLALAGAAATAIGAPAASASPARGATSPGRRIRVGVMGLGRGSALAAALASLADAEVAYMCDVDRRRLANGMKQLGGAKSQHPQAVADFRKILDDKSVDALVVAAPDHWHAPAAILACSAGKHVYVEKPCCHNPHEGELAIAAARKHDRIVQVGTQRRSWPALIEAVEKMRAGEIGRVLYARAWYANHRPSIGRGKPAPVPEWLDYSLWQGPAPERPFKDNYLHYFWHNYWHWGTGEMGNNGVHGLDLCRWGLGVDYPTRVVSGGGKYRYEDDQQTPDTHTVTFEFGDRAIFWEGLSWSPRGMEGESFGASFHGERGTLVMTGSGYAIYASRTRKSAQRMSRRGMACTCKTFSPASASIARRTPILSRATSRRCFAISAISPTAPAARSTAIRKTAISLATTKPCGFGRENIGPAGNRLFDLQPLRRRTRRTLSPRLC from the coding sequence ATGAAATCCAATATTGGCCGCCGTGAATTCGTTCTTCAATCGTCGACCGCGGCGGCAAGCGGACTGGCATTGGCCGGCGCCGCGGCAACGGCAATCGGCGCCCCCGCGGCGTCAGCTTCGCCGGCGCGGGGCGCGACATCTCCCGGCCGGCGAATTCGCGTCGGCGTGATGGGACTCGGCCGCGGCAGTGCGTTGGCGGCCGCGCTCGCTTCGCTCGCCGATGCCGAAGTCGCTTATATGTGCGATGTCGATCGTCGGCGGCTGGCGAACGGTATGAAGCAACTCGGCGGCGCGAAATCGCAGCATCCGCAAGCCGTCGCCGACTTCCGCAAGATTCTCGACGATAAATCGGTCGATGCGTTGGTCGTCGCCGCGCCTGATCATTGGCACGCCCCTGCCGCGATTCTCGCTTGTTCGGCCGGCAAGCACGTTTATGTAGAAAAGCCCTGCTGCCACAATCCCCACGAAGGCGAACTGGCCATCGCGGCCGCACGCAAGCACGATCGAATCGTGCAGGTCGGAACGCAGCGGCGAAGCTGGCCGGCGCTCATCGAAGCGGTGGAAAAAATGCGCGCCGGCGAAATCGGCCGCGTGCTGTACGCCCGGGCCTGGTATGCCAATCATCGGCCATCGATCGGGCGCGGCAAGCCGGCTCCTGTGCCCGAATGGCTGGACTACAGCCTGTGGCAAGGCCCCGCTCCCGAGCGGCCGTTCAAAGACAACTATTTGCACTATTTCTGGCACAACTATTGGCATTGGGGCACCGGTGAAATGGGCAACAACGGCGTGCACGGGCTCGATCTATGCCGCTGGGGATTAGGCGTCGATTATCCGACGCGCGTCGTCAGCGGCGGCGGAAAATATCGCTACGAAGACGATCAGCAAACGCCCGACACGCACACGGTCACCTTTGAATTCGGCGATCGGGCGATTTTTTGGGAGGGCCTCAGTTGGTCGCCGCGCGGCATGGAAGGGGAATCTTTCGGGGCGTCGTTCCATGGCGAACGAGGCACGCTCGTGATGACCGGTTCCGGTTATGCCATCTATGCCTCACGAACAAGGAAATCGGCACAGCGAATGTCGCGTCGGGGGATGGCGTGCACTTGCAAGACTTTCTCACCAGCATCCGCCAGCATCGCCCGCCGCACGCCGATATTGTCGAGGGCCACAAGTCGACGTTGCTTTGCCATCTCGGCAATATCGCCCACCGCACCGGCCGCACGCTCCACTGCGATCCGCAAGACGGCCATATCCTTGGCGACGACGAAGCCATGCGGCTTTGGACGCGAGAATATCGGCCCGGCTGGGAACCGGTTGTTTGATTTGCAGCCGCTCCGTCGCCGCACGCGACGGACGCTTTCTCCGCGCCTTTGCTAG
- a CDS encoding SH3 domain-containing protein, with protein sequence MRFLVQAIGVYCTTAILGWTTAGARADQPEFPYTAYVSIDDAYVRSGAGKRYYPTDKLVRGDAVEVYRQDPGGWLAIRPPRKSFSWVPADVLQPTKNHLAIVAGDRVASHVGSRLNESRGVVQVRLERGEEVEIVAAEPLTINGQQELWCKIAPPSGEFRWIYGRFVDRIRPPPVVPSIAVEPLAPATPATAKPFVAPSDNAGANSDAFDSNLMAVDLALSAAVVQEMATWRFDDLERRAERVLDRAQTSDERNRARQLLDRIANFEDIKRRSDAIAGLDTGVDRRRLQLTAMTTAPAAPAWSNGVALTGAASRYDAVGKLTTVRSLRPHAPPFALLDANHEPIAFVTPMPGVDLRPLLGHQVGVSGQRGYMPEFKKAHITAMLAEPLDGSDVIMALRDQMRR encoded by the coding sequence ATGCGATTCTTGGTTCAAGCGATCGGTGTTTATTGCACCACGGCGATCCTCGGTTGGACGACCGCTGGCGCGCGGGCCGATCAGCCGGAGTTTCCCTACACCGCCTACGTAAGCATCGACGACGCCTACGTTCGTAGCGGGGCGGGCAAACGCTATTACCCGACCGATAAGCTCGTGCGTGGCGATGCGGTCGAAGTTTATCGGCAAGACCCGGGCGGATGGCTTGCGATTCGTCCGCCGCGCAAAAGCTTTAGTTGGGTGCCGGCCGACGTGCTTCAGCCGACAAAGAACCATCTGGCGATCGTCGCCGGCGATCGCGTCGCCAGCCACGTCGGCAGCCGATTGAACGAATCGCGCGGCGTCGTTCAGGTACGGCTGGAGCGCGGCGAGGAAGTCGAAATCGTCGCCGCCGAGCCGCTTACGATCAACGGGCAGCAAGAGCTGTGGTGCAAGATAGCGCCGCCATCGGGCGAATTCCGCTGGATCTACGGCAGATTCGTCGACCGCATCCGGCCGCCGCCGGTCGTGCCGTCGATTGCCGTCGAACCGCTCGCGCCGGCGACACCGGCAACTGCGAAGCCGTTTGTCGCGCCGAGCGACAATGCCGGCGCCAATTCCGACGCATTCGACTCGAATCTTATGGCGGTCGATTTGGCGCTTTCGGCAGCGGTGGTGCAAGAAATGGCGACCTGGCGATTCGACGATCTCGAACGCCGCGCCGAACGAGTGCTGGATCGCGCCCAAACTTCCGACGAGCGCAACCGCGCCCGGCAGTTGCTCGATCGAATTGCCAACTTCGAAGACATCAAGCGGCGCAGCGACGCAATTGCCGGGCTCGACACGGGCGTCGATCGACGGCGACTCCAACTCACGGCAATGACGACCGCCCCGGCAGCGCCGGCATGGTCGAATGGCGTGGCGCTAACGGGCGCCGCGTCGCGCTACGACGCGGTCGGAAAACTCACGACGGTGCGATCGCTACGACCGCACGCGCCCCCTTTCGCACTTCTCGACGCCAATCACGAACCGATCGCGTTTGTCACACCGATGCCGGGCGTCGATCTGCGGCCGCTCTTGGGCCATCAGGTCGGCGTGAGCGGCCAGCGCGGCTACATGCCGGAATTCAAGAAGGCCCATATCACCGCGATGCTGGCCGAGCCGCTCGACGGCTCCGATGTGATCATGGCCCTGCGCGATCAAATGCGCCGTTGA
- a CDS encoding inositol monophosphatase family protein: MPDFLAVCEQAARAGGATLLEWVERFTVREKAPSDLVTDADVASQEAVRKIVLGAFPDHDFLSEEEPWSAPPSGSVPRYRWILDPLDGTTNYVHRIPDYAVSLALERGGEVLAATVFNPVHGECYTAAAGKGAYLNGRRISASGVTELAHAVVAASFPPKMTADSPILADFTRIIVASQSVRRTGSAALNLCYIAAGRFDGFWARDTKVWDVAAGFLAIREAGGIMTGLDGSPFRLDRPEFIAAATEPLHRELRSMLG, from the coding sequence ATGCCAGATTTTCTTGCGGTCTGTGAACAAGCGGCCCGCGCCGGCGGGGCGACACTGCTGGAATGGGTCGAGCGGTTTACGGTCCGCGAGAAGGCGCCGTCGGATCTGGTTACGGACGCCGATGTTGCGTCGCAGGAGGCGGTCAGAAAGATCGTGCTGGGTGCGTTTCCCGATCACGATTTTCTCAGCGAAGAAGAACCGTGGAGCGCGCCTCCGAGCGGGTCGGTGCCCCGCTACCGTTGGATTCTCGATCCGCTGGATGGGACAACGAATTATGTTCACCGTATTCCCGACTATGCCGTTTCCCTGGCGCTCGAGCGGGGGGGCGAGGTGCTTGCTGCCACAGTGTTCAACCCTGTGCACGGCGAATGCTACACAGCTGCGGCGGGAAAAGGCGCTTATTTGAACGGCCGGCGGATTTCGGCCAGCGGTGTTACCGAACTAGCCCATGCCGTGGTCGCGGCAAGTTTTCCCCCAAAAATGACGGCGGATTCACCAATCCTGGCCGATTTCACGCGCATCATCGTGGCATCGCAGTCGGTGCGCCGAACCGGGTCGGCAGCCCTGAATTTGTGTTATATCGCGGCCGGCCGATTCGATGGCTTTTGGGCCCGCGATACCAAGGTCTGGGACGTGGCGGCCGGCTTTTTGGCGATTCGCGAAGCCGGCGGCATCATGACTGGCCTCGACGGCAGCCCGTTTCGCCTCGACCGGCCCGAATTCATCGCCGCCGCCACCGAACCCTTGCACCGCGAACTTCGTTCCATGCTTGGATGA
- a CDS encoding class I SAM-dependent methyltransferase: MRGSKSESYFSAEPQAESKRCDLCDGTDFELIARHDRRGKELPTGLCTACGLVSHWKIPSEVDLQDFYATHYRREYHGETTPSARRVMRAWRTAKRIQRQVGPSLAPGSDVFDVGAGIGCVAKVFELAGHPASGIEPNFGFQDFSKNQLRARVESGDLWDVPRQAACDTVLLIHVIEHFRSPRQALRHIHGILKPGGQLYVECPNLGAPFTTRPKLFHLAHIHNFTPATLEMLARRCGFEIVRWFSKPADPNLQVLLRRIETEQLEIIAGSYRQTMAALERFGPWSYHLRLSYLLPRAVKLLSYALEYAIADRYVTRILGNCAAAAEAAAKAAEKNAPADSSDQRSAA; this comes from the coding sequence GTGAGGGGTTCGAAAAGCGAAAGTTATTTTTCGGCCGAACCCCAGGCCGAATCGAAACGCTGCGATCTGTGCGACGGCACGGACTTCGAACTCATCGCCCGGCACGACCGCCGCGGCAAAGAGCTTCCCACCGGCTTATGCACCGCCTGCGGCCTGGTGTCGCATTGGAAAATTCCCAGCGAAGTCGACCTGCAAGATTTCTACGCCACTCATTATCGCCGCGAATATCACGGCGAAACCACGCCATCCGCCCGCCGCGTCATGCGGGCATGGCGAACCGCCAAGCGGATTCAGCGGCAAGTCGGCCCGTCGCTCGCGCCGGGAAGCGACGTATTCGACGTCGGGGCAGGCATCGGCTGCGTGGCGAAAGTGTTCGAATTGGCCGGCCATCCGGCGTCGGGCATCGAACCGAATTTCGGCTTCCAGGATTTTTCCAAGAACCAACTGAGGGCCCGCGTCGAGTCGGGCGATTTGTGGGACGTGCCGCGGCAAGCCGCCTGCGACACGGTGCTCTTGATCCATGTCATCGAGCATTTCCGCTCGCCACGGCAGGCGCTGCGCCACATCCATGGCATTCTCAAGCCGGGCGGACAGCTCTATGTCGAATGCCCGAATCTCGGCGCTCCCTTCACGACGCGGCCGAAGCTGTTTCACCTCGCCCACATCCACAATTTCACCCCTGCCACGCTGGAAATGCTCGCCCGCCGTTGCGGCTTTGAAATTGTGCGCTGGTTTTCCAAGCCGGCGGATCCGAATCTGCAAGTGCTGCTGCGGCGGATCGAAACGGAGCAATTGGAGATTATTGCCGGCAGCTACCGCCAAACGATGGCCGCGCTGGAGCGCTTCGGCCCCTGGTCGTACCACTTGCGCTTGAGCTACCTTCTTCCCCGCGCCGTCAAGTTGCTTTCGTATGCGCTCGAATACGCGATCGCCGATCGCTATGTGACGCGCATTCTGGGCAACTGCGCCGCCGCCGCCGAGGCCGCGGCAAAGGCAGCCGAGAAAAACGCCCCCGCCGATTCTTCCGATCAACGCTCCGCCGCTTGA